From Staphylococcus delphini, one genomic window encodes:
- the gatC gene encoding Asp-tRNA(Asn)/Glu-tRNA(Gln) amidotransferase subunit GatC encodes MAEITKKQVEHIANLARLNVTEEDTADMQQTLEGILNFCHQIDSVDTEQVKPTNHVLDLQNVLRDDVAVTGLPQEKALTNAKEVEAGQFKVPAVMNREDA; translated from the coding sequence ATGGCTGAGATTACCAAAAAACAAGTTGAGCATATTGCGAATCTTGCACGCTTAAATGTGACAGAAGAAGATACTGCCGATATGCAACAGACATTAGAAGGTATTTTAAATTTTTGTCATCAAATTGATTCTGTCGATACAGAACAAGTTAAACCTACAAACCATGTATTAGATTTACAAAATGTATTACGTGATGATGTGGCGGTAACAGGATTGCCACAAGAAAAAGCATTAACAAATGCAAAAGAAGTGGAAGCTGGACAATTTAAAGTACCAGCAGTTATGAACAGGGAGGACGCATAA
- the gatA gene encoding Asp-tRNA(Asn)/Glu-tRNA(Gln) amidotransferase subunit GatA, with the protein MSIRYESIENLQKMIKDNQIKPSEIVKDIYDAIEETDPTIQSFLALDKENAMKKAEELDALQAKGEMEGKLFGIPMGIKDNIITEGLETTCASKMLEGFVPIYESTVMKKLHNENGILIGKVNLDEFAMGGSTETSYFKKTVNPFDHKAVPGGSSGGSAAAVAAGLVPFTLGTDTGGSIRQPAAYCGVVGLKPTYGRVSRFGLVAFASSLDQIGPITRNVKDNALVLEAIAGVDEMDSTSAPDVATDFTADIGKDIKDMKIALPKEYIGEGVDEEVKEAVLKAAETLKSLGAIVEEVSLPRTAYGIPSYYVIASAEASSNLARFDGIRYGYHSKEAQTLEELYKLSRSEGFGKEVKRRILLGTYVLSSGYYDAYYKKAQKVRTLIKNDFENVFKDYDVILGPTTPTVAFDLGAEINDPLTMYANDLLTTPVNLAGLPGISVPCGLAENGRPIGLQLIGKPFDEKTLYRVAHQYETQFNLHDQYQKL; encoded by the coding sequence ATGAGCATCCGCTATGAATCTATTGAAAACTTACAAAAGATGATTAAGGATAATCAAATTAAACCTTCTGAAATTGTGAAAGATATATACGACGCAATTGAAGAAACAGATCCAACTATCCAATCATTTTTAGCGCTCGATAAAGAAAATGCGATGAAAAAAGCCGAAGAATTAGATGCCTTACAAGCGAAAGGTGAAATGGAAGGTAAATTGTTCGGTATTCCAATGGGGATTAAAGATAATATCATTACTGAAGGTCTAGAGACGACTTGTGCAAGTAAGATGTTAGAAGGTTTTGTGCCGATTTATGAATCAACAGTCATGAAGAAGCTACATAATGAAAACGGGATACTTATCGGTAAAGTGAATTTAGACGAATTTGCGATGGGTGGTTCTACAGAGACCTCTTACTTTAAAAAGACGGTAAACCCGTTCGACCATAAAGCCGTTCCAGGTGGCTCATCAGGTGGTTCCGCAGCAGCAGTTGCAGCAGGGCTTGTACCATTTACATTAGGTACTGATACAGGTGGTTCTATTCGTCAACCTGCAGCGTATTGCGGTGTGGTAGGATTAAAACCAACATACGGTCGTGTGTCACGTTTTGGTTTAGTTGCCTTTGCGTCATCACTGGATCAAATTGGACCGATTACACGTAACGTTAAGGATAATGCATTAGTGTTAGAAGCGATTGCGGGTGTTGATGAAATGGATTCAACAAGTGCACCAGACGTGGCGACTGACTTTACTGCTGATATCGGTAAAGACATTAAAGATATGAAAATTGCGTTGCCGAAAGAATACATCGGTGAAGGTGTCGATGAAGAAGTGAAAGAAGCGGTATTAAAAGCTGCAGAAACACTTAAATCTTTAGGTGCCATCGTTGAAGAAGTGTCATTACCAAGAACAGCATACGGTATTCCTTCATATTATGTCATTGCTTCAGCTGAGGCATCATCTAACTTGGCACGTTTTGATGGTATTCGTTACGGTTATCATTCAAAAGAAGCACAAACTTTAGAAGAACTTTACAAATTGTCTCGTAGCGAAGGCTTTGGTAAAGAAGTGAAACGTCGTATTTTATTAGGAACATATGTGTTAAGTTCTGGTTATTACGATGCTTACTATAAAAAAGCACAAAAAGTACGTACATTAATTAAGAATGATTTCGAAAACGTCTTTAAAGATTACGATGTCATTTTAGGACCAACAACACCAACTGTTGCGTTCGACTTAGGTGCTGAAATTAATGATCCACTAACAATGTATGCCAATGACTTATTAACAACACCAGTGAACTTAGCTGGTTTACCTGGTATTTCTGTACCGTGTGGTTTAGCGGAAAATGGTCGTCCTATTGGTTTACAACTGATCGGTAAACCGTTTGATGAAAAAACGTTATATCGCGTCGCACATCAATACGAAACACAATTTAACTTACACGACCAATATCAAAAATTATAA
- the gatB gene encoding Asp-tRNA(Asn)/Glu-tRNA(Gln) amidotransferase subunit GatB, which produces MHFETIIGLEVHVELKTDSKMFSNAPVAYGAEPNTNTSVIDLAYPGVLPTVNRRAVDWSMRAAMALNMEIATESKFDRKNYFYPDNPKAYQISQLDQPIGENGYIDIEVNGETKRIGITRLHMEEDAGKSTHKDGYSLVDLNRQGTPLIEIVSEPDIRSPEEAYAYLEKLRSIIQYTGVSDGKMEEGSLRCDANVSLRPYGQKEFGTKAELKNLNSFNNVRKGLEYEVKRQEEELLNGGEILQETRRFDESTGKTILMRVKEASDDYRYFPEPDIVPLYIDEAWKARVRESIPELPDARKEKYVKEFGLPAYDAHVLTLTKEMSDFFEAAVEEGADVKMISNWLMGGVNEYLNKNQIELQDTGLTPANLAGMIKLIEDGTMSSKIAKKVFPELAQNGGDAKQIMKDKGLVQISDEGAVLEFVQQAIAENPQSVEDYKNGKGKAMGFLVGQIMKLSKGQANPQLANQLLKQELDKQ; this is translated from the coding sequence ATGCATTTTGAAACGATAATCGGACTTGAGGTCCATGTTGAATTGAAAACGGACTCAAAAATGTTTTCAAATGCGCCGGTAGCATACGGTGCAGAACCGAATACAAATACAAGCGTCATCGATTTGGCGTATCCTGGTGTTTTACCAACAGTGAACCGTCGTGCAGTGGATTGGTCTATGCGTGCGGCGATGGCATTGAACATGGAAATCGCAACTGAATCAAAATTTGACCGTAAAAACTATTTCTATCCAGACAACCCGAAAGCTTACCAAATTTCACAATTAGACCAACCGATTGGTGAAAATGGTTATATCGATATCGAAGTGAACGGTGAAACGAAACGTATCGGTATTACACGTTTACACATGGAAGAAGATGCTGGGAAATCAACACATAAAGATGGTTACTCACTTGTAGATTTAAACCGTCAAGGGACACCATTAATTGAAATCGTCTCTGAACCAGACATTCGCTCACCAGAAGAAGCGTATGCATATTTAGAAAAATTACGTTCTATTATTCAATATACAGGCGTATCTGACGGTAAAATGGAAGAAGGTTCATTGCGTTGTGATGCGAACGTATCTTTACGTCCATACGGCCAAAAAGAGTTTGGTACGAAAGCGGAACTTAAAAACTTAAACTCATTTAACAATGTGCGTAAAGGTTTAGAATATGAAGTGAAACGCCAAGAAGAAGAATTGTTAAATGGCGGCGAAATTTTACAAGAAACACGTCGTTTTGATGAATCTACAGGTAAAACGATTTTAATGCGTGTTAAGGAAGCGTCAGATGACTACCGTTACTTCCCAGAACCTGACATCGTACCATTATATATTGATGAAGCGTGGAAAGCGCGTGTTCGTGAATCGATTCCTGAATTACCGGATGCGCGTAAAGAAAAATATGTGAAAGAATTCGGTTTACCTGCATATGACGCGCATGTTTTAACATTAACAAAAGAGATGTCAGATTTCTTTGAAGCGGCTGTTGAAGAAGGCGCTGATGTGAAAATGATCTCGAACTGGTTAATGGGTGGCGTCAACGAATACCTCAATAAAAATCAAATTGAGTTACAAGATACAGGCCTTACACCAGCGAACTTAGCAGGGATGATTAAATTGATTGAAGATGGCACGATGAGTAGTAAAATTGCGAAAAAAGTGTTCCCAGAATTAGCACAAAATGGTGGGGACGCGAAGCAAATTATGAAAGATAAAGGTCTTGTTCAAATTTCTGATGAAGGTGCTGTATTAGAATTTGTACAACAAGCAATTGCTGAAAATCCACAATCTGTTGAAGATTATAAGAACGGTAAAGGTAAGGCAATGGGCTTCTTAGTTGGACAAATTATGAAGTTATCGAAAGGTCAAGCGAATCCACAACTTGCGAATCAGTTGTTGAAGCAAGAGTTGGATAAGCAATAG
- a CDS encoding diacylglycerol kinase, which translates to MRKRARIIYNPTSGKEVFKRALPDVLIKMEQAGYETSAYATQKVGDATEEAARAIEAQYDLLIVAGGDGTLNEVVNGIAEKPNRPKLGLIPMGTVNDFGRALHLPTDIFEAVDVILDGKTVQVDIGKMNSRYFINLAGGGKITEVSYEAPSKLKSIVGPFAYYIKGFEMLPQMHAVDVRIEFDSQVFEGEIMLFLLGLTNSMAGFEKLVPDAKLDDGMFTLLIVEKANIAELGHIMTLASRGEHIKHPKVHYHKAQSVNISSFSDMPLNVDGEYGGQLPANFLNLVRHIEVFSPAQEDNALLIDAPTQSE; encoded by the coding sequence ATGAGAAAACGTGCGAGAATAATCTATAATCCTACATCGGGTAAAGAAGTGTTTAAACGTGCATTACCTGATGTACTAATCAAAATGGAACAAGCTGGTTATGAGACGAGTGCCTATGCGACCCAAAAAGTTGGCGATGCGACAGAAGAGGCGGCGCGTGCGATCGAGGCCCAATACGATTTGTTGATTGTCGCTGGTGGGGACGGCACATTGAACGAAGTCGTGAATGGTATTGCTGAAAAACCGAATCGTCCTAAGTTAGGCTTAATTCCTATGGGGACGGTGAATGATTTCGGTCGAGCACTCCATCTTCCAACTGATATTTTTGAGGCCGTGGATGTCATTTTAGATGGCAAAACCGTCCAAGTCGATATCGGTAAAATGAATAGCCGTTATTTTATTAATTTGGCTGGCGGTGGTAAAATTACGGAAGTTTCGTATGAAGCACCGAGTAAATTAAAATCAATTGTCGGACCTTTTGCTTACTATATTAAAGGGTTTGAAATGTTGCCACAAATGCATGCGGTCGATGTGCGGATTGAATTTGATTCGCAAGTCTTTGAAGGTGAAATCATGTTGTTCTTACTCGGTTTAACCAATTCAATGGCTGGTTTTGAGAAGTTAGTACCAGATGCGAAATTGGATGACGGGATGTTTACACTGCTGATTGTTGAAAAGGCAAATATTGCAGAATTGGGGCACATTATGACACTTGCCTCACGCGGTGAACATATTAAACACCCGAAAGTACATTATCATAAAGCGCAATCGGTAAATATTTCATCCTTTAGTGATATGCCATTAAATGTAGATGGTGAATACGGTGGGCAGTTACCGGCCAACTTTTTAAATTTAGTCCGTCATATTGAAGTTTTTTCACCTGCACAAGAAGATAACGCATTATTGATTGATGCACCAACACAATCAGAGTAA
- the elxI1 gene encoding epilancin biosynthesis-related protein ElxI1, whose amino-acid sequence MKVLTTILDFLAFVCVSLLFLKFVVHTVNGIFDWHLRWYFLEDIPHMAIILLVLMFVFAIPSEMIKEKEKREK is encoded by the coding sequence ATGAAAGTTCTAACTACTATATTAGATTTTTTGGCGTTTGTATGTGTAAGTCTATTATTTTTAAAGTTTGTAGTTCATACTGTCAATGGGATTTTTGATTGGCATTTACGATGGTATTTTTTAGAAGATATTCCACACATGGCAATTATTTTGCTTGTATTAATGTTTGTGTTTGCCATACCTTCAGAAATGATAAAAGAAAAAGAAAAAAGAGAAAAATAG
- the elxI1 gene encoding epilancin biosynthesis-related protein ElxI1 has translation MIQSANTIFDLNLRWYFLEDVPYLSLILTILIFVLYILSEYLKEKSSKAKE, from the coding sequence GTGATTCAATCAGCTAACACGATATTTGATTTGAATTTAAGGTGGTACTTTTTAGAAGATGTCCCCTACCTTTCCCTTATTTTGACAATCTTGATTTTTGTGTTATACATATTATCCGAATACCTTAAAGAAAAGTCATCAAAGGCAAAAGAATGA
- the rlmD gene encoding 23S rRNA (uracil(1939)-C(5))-methyltransferase RlmD produces MSLVKKNEIYEGKVVDLTHEGHGVIKRDRYPIFIPQTLIDEEVQYKVIKVKKNFSIGKLMNVKKASPDRVTPPCEYYQQCGGCQLQHLSYPAQLEMKRKQVMNLFHHKGKMAEVPIHDTIGMDDPWHYRNKSQIPVGTNRHGQLQMGFYRQRSHDIIDMDHCLIQNDDQNAMMNVIKSLLEKYHIPAYNEQKHQGLVRHVVIRKGYYTNEVMVIFVLNGKKLPHQNDIVTALTTQFPQIVSIKLNFQTNKTNVIMGHTSKTIYGKDIIEDTLDDLTFEIGDLSFYQINVTQTQKLYRQALQYAKLTGNEVVLDAYCGIGTISLFMAPHAQHVYGVEVVPEAIEDAKRNARNNQLNNTTFVAGAAEDVILKWQQEGIQPDVVTVDPPRKGCDATFIETLNALAPKRIVYVSCNPSTQLRDIEMLKAAYTLKEITPVDMFPHTTHVETVALLERKY; encoded by the coding sequence ATGAGTTTAGTGAAGAAAAATGAAATCTATGAGGGAAAAGTTGTGGATTTGACACACGAAGGTCATGGTGTGATTAAAAGAGATCGTTATCCCATCTTTATCCCTCAGACGTTAATAGATGAAGAAGTGCAATATAAAGTCATTAAAGTGAAAAAGAATTTCTCAATCGGTAAGCTGATGAACGTGAAAAAGGCGAGCCCAGATCGTGTGACGCCGCCATGTGAATATTATCAACAATGTGGCGGATGTCAACTTCAACATTTGTCATATCCTGCGCAATTAGAGATGAAACGTAAACAAGTGATGAATTTGTTTCATCATAAAGGAAAAATGGCAGAAGTGCCGATTCACGACACGATAGGGATGGATGATCCTTGGCATTACCGCAACAAGTCTCAAATTCCGGTTGGGACGAATCGTCATGGTCAGTTGCAAATGGGCTTTTATCGTCAGCGGAGTCATGACATTATTGATATGGATCATTGCCTGATTCAAAATGATGATCAAAACGCTATGATGAATGTGATTAAAAGTTTACTAGAAAAATATCACATTCCAGCTTATAACGAACAAAAACATCAAGGTCTCGTTCGTCATGTTGTGATTCGTAAAGGCTACTATACGAATGAAGTGATGGTTATTTTTGTGCTCAACGGTAAAAAGTTGCCGCATCAAAACGACATTGTGACCGCTTTAACGACACAGTTTCCGCAAATTGTGAGTATCAAGTTGAATTTCCAAACGAACAAAACGAATGTCATTATGGGGCATACGTCCAAAACCATTTACGGTAAAGACATTATCGAGGATACGTTAGATGATTTGACTTTCGAAATTGGCGATTTATCGTTTTATCAAATCAATGTGACACAAACACAAAAATTGTATCGTCAAGCGTTACAGTATGCGAAATTAACGGGTAATGAAGTGGTGTTAGATGCGTATTGTGGGATTGGGACGATCAGTTTATTTATGGCACCGCATGCACAACATGTATATGGTGTAGAAGTTGTCCCTGAAGCGATAGAGGATGCGAAAAGGAATGCGCGCAACAATCAATTGAACAATACAACATTTGTCGCTGGTGCGGCTGAAGATGTCATTTTAAAATGGCAACAAGAGGGGATTCAGCCAGATGTGGTGACAGTAGATCCACCACGCAAAGGCTGTGACGCGACATTTATTGAAACATTAAATGCGTTAGCCCCAAAACGTATTGTCTATGTGTCATGTAATCCAAGTACACAATTACGCGATATTGAAATGTTGAAAGCAGCTTATACACTTAAAGAAATCACACCTGTCGATATGTTCCCGCATACGACACATGTCGAAACAGTAGCGTTGTTAGAAAGAAAATATTGA
- a CDS encoding YcaO-like family protein, which produces MLENVSEHGVSGFYTYHFTEGSSFRPCATSIIEKEAIKATKDEFMELMLISSKSFPFVFFGGKSLGNFKLPIHLHPFMWQKRTIQDVNWYNQMNVKYVPFYNYKDGSLKYIPKELSVYYEKTKGIGLSFSPQEGYSYARDIELAKLKAAMELIEKDIVTLWWHRETASRIIVIDDIDEDLRIIRNQLLNQGIDITLLDIENDLGVYVVVCILKQDSFPSVTYGSAAHFEIKGAVKHAIFEAISCIVGLRYEFINFKKIRTSFTYPDFISDSPLSNLSDYKEILNLKTAINKYDIYYSCISVDEGYLVKAYCYELQPTLYSDTVPLTKRFFIVNNKEVRIKDDFPFI; this is translated from the coding sequence ATGTTAGAGAATGTTTCTGAACATGGGGTTTCAGGATTTTACACATATCACTTTACAGAGGGAAGCTCATTTAGACCATGTGCCACAAGTATTATAGAAAAGGAAGCGATAAAAGCTACTAAAGATGAGTTTATGGAGTTAATGCTTATTTCAAGTAAATCTTTTCCATTTGTATTTTTCGGAGGTAAATCCTTAGGTAATTTTAAACTACCTATTCATCTTCATCCGTTTATGTGGCAAAAACGAACTATCCAAGATGTGAATTGGTATAATCAAATGAATGTTAAGTATGTCCCTTTTTATAACTACAAGGACGGATCTTTGAAGTATATACCGAAAGAATTAAGTGTCTATTATGAAAAAACAAAAGGGATTGGGCTATCTTTTAGTCCTCAAGAGGGGTATTCCTATGCTCGAGATATTGAACTTGCTAAATTAAAAGCGGCTATGGAATTAATAGAAAAGGATATTGTTACTTTGTGGTGGCATAGAGAAACAGCAAGTAGAATTATTGTGATTGATGATATTGATGAGGATTTAAGAATTATTAGAAATCAATTATTAAATCAAGGTATAGATATCACGCTATTAGATATTGAAAATGATTTAGGTGTTTATGTGGTTGTGTGTATTCTCAAACAAGATAGCTTTCCATCAGTCACTTATGGTAGTGCAGCACATTTTGAAATTAAAGGTGCAGTTAAACATGCAATTTTTGAAGCGATTTCATGTATTGTGGGTTTGAGGTATGAGTTCATTAATTTTAAAAAAATCCGTACTAGTTTTACGTATCCTGATTTTATTAGTGATAGTCCATTGAGTAATTTATCCGATTATAAAGAGATATTGAACTTGAAAACAGCCATTAATAAATATGATATATATTATTCTTGTATTTCTGTTGATGAAGGATACTTAGTCAAAGCGTATTGTTATGAATTACAACCGACTCTGTATAGTGATACGGTTCCTTTAACTAAACGATTCTTCATAGTAAACAATAAGGAAGTCAGGATTAAAGATGATTTTCCGTTCATATAG
- a CDS encoding MFS transporter, giving the protein MKTKRIIASDFLTTMMSSALTIYIYWFAYQYFSSQIIISIIGFGQLSGVFLSSLGGGISDSMNKLLFIKVLNFFKVGLLLMVLVLEKVMNMEILLPLFMFGSTVIGGLQSPTLESLVPFLASSDEALFRINSVVSSSTQVASIMAIVLSAVYISFLSFTTIVFVTFLITAIATILLVGLMVETPLQSTSVLNNMKQGASYIFKTPYIRNLIPVALVMNFSFWSIFLLLPKIANDSFSFLKTSYSGMELSFALGGVLGGIIFAKYFYDVKDKYRLFKRTLFTQSYVLLLLGLVLLIPNSALAYTGMLLCWFLYALINTIFSILYFGKIQLKVPRDMIGSVFGAILTLFSLVNPVAAIMSGFLVSLFKIPLLIVLLSSLMLLAAWSIRFLADVETVFD; this is encoded by the coding sequence ATGAAAACTAAAAGAATTATCGCGTCAGATTTTTTAACAACGATGATGTCTTCAGCCTTAACCATTTATATATACTGGTTTGCTTATCAATATTTCTCTAGTCAAATTATCATATCCATTATCGGTTTTGGACAATTAAGTGGTGTGTTTCTCTCAAGTCTTGGTGGTGGCATCTCAGACAGTATGAACAAGCTGTTATTCATCAAAGTTCTGAATTTTTTTAAAGTAGGATTACTTTTGATGGTGTTGGTATTAGAAAAGGTTATGAACATGGAAATTTTGTTGCCACTGTTTATGTTTGGTTCAACAGTGATAGGAGGTTTACAGTCACCTACGTTAGAATCATTGGTTCCATTTTTAGCCAGCAGTGATGAGGCGCTTTTTCGTATTAACTCTGTGGTTTCGAGTTCAACACAGGTTGCATCCATTATGGCGATTGTTTTATCTGCAGTTTATATTTCATTTCTCTCTTTTACAACGATTGTTTTTGTGACATTTCTTATCACTGCCATCGCAACAATTTTACTTGTAGGACTGATGGTGGAAACGCCATTGCAGTCTACTTCAGTCCTTAATAATATGAAGCAGGGGGCGAGTTATATCTTTAAAACGCCTTACATTCGTAACCTTATTCCAGTTGCATTGGTCATGAATTTCTCGTTTTGGAGTATCTTTTTGCTCTTACCTAAAATCGCCAATGACAGTTTTTCATTTTTAAAAACCTCTTATAGTGGCATGGAGCTCTCCTTTGCCTTAGGAGGTGTCTTAGGTGGCATCATATTTGCGAAATACTTCTATGATGTTAAAGATAAATATCGTTTATTTAAGAGGACATTGTTTACACAGAGTTACGTCTTGTTGTTATTAGGACTCGTTTTACTTATTCCTAACAGTGCGCTTGCCTATACAGGAATGCTGTTGTGCTGGTTTTTGTATGCTTTGATCAACACGATTTTCTCTATTCTCTATTTTGGAAAGATTCAATTGAAAGTCCCTAGAGATATGATTGGCAGTGTTTTTGGGGCAATTTTAACGCTCTTTTCATTAGTCAATCCCGTGGCAGCCATCATGTCGGGATTTCTCGTTTCGCTTTTTAAAATACCTCTGTTAATTGTATTGTTGTCTTCACTCATGTTGTTAGCTGCCTGGAGTATTCGCTTCCTAGCAGATGTTGAAACGGTATTTGATTAA
- a CDS encoding ATP-binding cassette domain-containing protein: protein MSVLALKDIRCEIGGKLLFEADDLTIEEGDVIGLIGKNGAGKTCLLKMLSGQLSDYTGHISGNLLTYFSELCITEDMTQSGGELSISNFLNALRQSVPLYLLDEPTTYLDQQHIKKVVRTIKRSPSSFCIASHDRAFLDAVATKIWLIEQGKITEYHGSFSDYMRERMIQLSQYEHDLKQYQKEKKKIKQSLQMMKEKQNQKKGKPKKMSGSEYRIAGVKTKIGVKQKKLQKGITQQQNRLEQLKQPDRVEDQYDISFLSQLHRLPKRKIIIPSHEAKMGQKRLWHTPTIHLNSGDKLGIIGRNGVGKTTYLNDLVSVLPSTYKICYFRQNHFQYLDPKMTVFETIVEATNGHLSEHHIRTLLALLDFKRDKAFRLVGDLSQGERVKVSLLSLLVAESDILILDEMTNFLDIKAIEAVEKVLAAYSGILIFVSHDQYFVEHLATTILDMDTFKKCRL from the coding sequence ATGTCTGTATTAGCACTTAAAGATATCAGGTGTGAGATAGGTGGAAAATTATTATTTGAGGCGGATGATTTAACGATTGAGGAAGGCGATGTCATTGGCCTCATCGGAAAAAACGGGGCTGGAAAGACGTGTTTGTTAAAAATGTTATCAGGACAGTTAAGCGATTATACTGGCCATATTTCGGGCAATCTTCTGACTTATTTTAGTGAACTCTGTATAACGGAGGATATGACGCAAAGTGGTGGAGAATTAAGTATTTCAAATTTTCTTAACGCATTAAGACAGTCCGTGCCTCTCTATTTGTTGGATGAACCTACAACGTATTTAGATCAACAGCATATTAAAAAAGTAGTGAGAACGATTAAGCGCTCCCCATCTTCTTTTTGTATAGCGAGCCATGATCGGGCTTTTTTAGATGCAGTTGCAACTAAAATTTGGTTGATAGAGCAAGGAAAAATAACAGAATATCATGGTTCTTTTTCAGATTATATGCGAGAACGTATGATTCAATTATCTCAATATGAACATGACTTGAAACAATATCAGAAGGAAAAGAAGAAAATAAAACAATCACTTCAAATGATGAAAGAAAAGCAAAATCAGAAAAAGGGAAAACCTAAGAAGATGAGTGGCTCAGAATATCGTATTGCTGGTGTCAAAACGAAGATCGGTGTGAAACAAAAGAAACTCCAGAAGGGGATTACGCAACAACAAAATAGGTTAGAACAGTTAAAACAACCTGATCGCGTCGAAGATCAATATGATATTTCCTTTTTATCACAACTTCATCGTTTACCAAAAAGAAAAATCATCATTCCTAGTCACGAAGCGAAAATGGGTCAAAAAAGGTTGTGGCATACCCCAACTATCCATTTAAATAGTGGTGATAAATTAGGAATTATTGGTAGAAATGGTGTAGGCAAAACCACTTATTTAAATGACTTGGTTTCCGTTTTACCGTCTACATATAAAATTTGTTATTTTCGACAAAATCATTTTCAGTACTTAGACCCAAAGATGACAGTATTTGAAACGATTGTCGAAGCTACGAATGGTCATTTAAGCGAACATCATATTAGAACTTTATTGGCGTTGTTAGATTTTAAAAGAGACAAGGCATTCCGGTTAGTAGGAGATTTAAGCCAAGGGGAACGTGTGAAAGTTTCATTATTGTCGCTCTTAGTTGCTGAGTCTGATATTTTGATTTTAGATGAAATGACCAACTTTTTAGATATAAAAGCTATCGAAGCAGTAGAAAAGGTGCTTGCTGCATATTCAGGCATACTGATATTTGTGAGTCATGATCAGTATTTTGTGGAACATTTAGCGACTACAATTCTAGATATGGATACCTTTAAGAAATGTAGATTGTGA